One window from the genome of Echinicola vietnamensis DSM 17526 encodes:
- a CDS encoding PAAR domain-containing protein, producing MGMPAARANDMHVCPMMTGTVPHVGGPIMPPGEPTVLIGGMPAARVGDMATCTGPPDSIVMGSSTVMIGGMPAARLGDTTAHGGSIVIGEPTVLIG from the coding sequence ATGGGAATGCCAGCAGCTAGAGCAAACGATATGCATGTCTGTCCGATGATGACAGGAACCGTTCCTCATGTGGGAGGGCCAATAATGCCACCAGGTGAGCCGACGGTGCTAATAGGAGGCATGCCAGCGGCACGGGTAGGAGATATGGCGACTTGTACCGGACCACCGGACAGTATCGTCATGGGATCTTCCACCGTGATGATCGGGGGAATGCCAGCAGCGAGGCTAGGAGATACTACTGCCCATGGAGGCAGTATCGTGATAGGGGAACCAACAGTTTTAATAGGATAG
- a CDS encoding PKD domain-containing protein codes for MANKLSTITTQYHTYKVDQVLTHTQLNESIAFFEDQDRLTRVFLNGVGIVCGFNVSKPYTGTVRITQGIGVTTDGDMFKLLQETSDPEQPGLEMVTGALDYTYFREFEDLHGNYSKFTDADDNQLTLFEIIPEAKRTETDTPLTDYGNLDEWIVVLYLETFSKEADMCSGIDCDNQGVEQVARLRVLLTNEEGAQHLLSKDNIYQKLNAQKIYRELNKIKLKRVLLSSSNTQTLQKLENSYYDSITDTEIEKLADGLKTIADLFGADLQVDRLNFFKERPNIKFVNPFQYHYDWLRDVIATYHELIETLFALNATCLPDITAFPKHLLLGYIGNIDQSEQYRHSFYKSPITGDTSITANMQSLLTRLNITLSAFQTTGKTIQITPSQFSGKLSEMAIPFYYKPSGSLLDNWSFKKQQRRETAEIYQYDHKIQQQESIDLPALEYDLTGVDFYRIEGHQGKTADQALTNLNDMIHRYNLDFDVKILSINEVLENIRMEDYKCQFEDLMVLLDAWNQELSCIAGKISKYFTELNLAEVLAESEEEKKEVIPEKKTKDYRGLYQDDTITLETVMDMISRGKITYAQAIKYYPELFKEAKSRKTNSKEEYFKSVTENVATEEGKFGLVVDKVLKAQKDTPFTIDKFKVEAQKEAELFIGEIELSEEVRKAVVDKPIDIIGSTLDIGLKIPERLSELDENYLKGYGESIDRLCKELSAFKRGVKKLAIRDQVKSEFQSQAVFFSSICCADKKLAVLQKEIKARKENILAELQLHNFLKHHPGLDHRAGVTKGGTFVMVYFSNQSNNQVNAVEAIEGLTLTGRGEIEMRNKAALTSKIISDHKLFTGIGDFASDAALLEAKMKELETANFLTDFTKARAIDIRPYKRTLKDKTIIADFMLPYRCCSDCNPINFIVPRPVVSLVLRAETYCLGLEQEPVSFDVIPKDGTVSVAEEVPGVVISGQFISIDPETFPTEMLGKPIEFTVNDEPTDARLVVHEAPLFTIKLPEQPVINGLEVSFQASQTFDKASYDWDFGDGSSADIPAPKHTYDLGEEVKSVTISLTITPENGACPETVSEEIEISHIIIDDTIDLALEPNEFCRDRDRTPVPFDVVPEDARVEGTGVTTNQEGKFVFSPQMVPQSQLGKDIADFKVNGQEMDLIVRVYQSPHLLIDTKIAHLGPNEGNTVTFTVTNPPTAGKQYQWIIDGEEQETTEATTYSQTFKPEVKSMKVMVKAQLSNLCEEASSDEITVQLGDRNEGNCMDTGKATAEAMLRSHQEFMASPSFKEIGQWGQETMQEALRVMSQVVQNMDSMQSGEENEKLPTIFSDQLDKLVMYIIEMAPGNGPGVGPMQTLYSDYIRLFYLVLRCQSAEMLEASQEHVQQVMDTITKGYNTLAEAEITWDRDKTMLAFYEEVMPFFEKVEYIMDTINSQLEILNK; via the coding sequence ATGGCTAATAAACTAAGTACCATTACCACGCAGTACCACACCTACAAGGTGGATCAGGTACTGACCCATACCCAACTGAATGAATCCATTGCTTTTTTTGAGGATCAGGACAGGCTGACCCGTGTATTTTTAAATGGAGTAGGAATCGTTTGTGGATTTAACGTCAGCAAACCCTACACCGGTACGGTTCGGATCACCCAGGGAATTGGCGTAACCACAGATGGAGATATGTTTAAGCTCCTTCAGGAAACGTCAGACCCTGAGCAGCCTGGGCTGGAGATGGTCACGGGAGCCTTGGACTATACCTATTTTCGTGAATTTGAAGACCTGCATGGCAATTATTCGAAGTTTACCGATGCCGACGACAATCAGCTGACCCTATTCGAGATTATTCCTGAAGCTAAGCGTACTGAGACGGATACCCCATTGACCGACTATGGGAACTTGGATGAGTGGATTGTGGTGCTGTATTTGGAAACCTTCTCGAAGGAAGCAGATATGTGTAGCGGAATTGATTGTGACAATCAAGGGGTGGAGCAAGTCGCTCGATTGAGGGTGCTGCTCACCAATGAAGAAGGTGCCCAGCATTTACTCTCTAAAGATAATATTTATCAAAAACTAAATGCCCAAAAAATCTACAGGGAGCTCAATAAAATAAAATTAAAGCGGGTCTTATTGTCTTCCTCCAATACACAGACGCTCCAAAAACTAGAAAACAGCTATTACGATTCCATTACGGATACAGAAATTGAAAAATTAGCCGATGGACTTAAGACCATTGCTGATCTATTTGGTGCTGATCTTCAAGTGGATAGGCTGAACTTCTTTAAGGAAAGACCTAATATCAAGTTCGTCAACCCATTCCAATACCATTACGATTGGCTTCGCGATGTTATCGCTACCTATCATGAGCTTATTGAGACCCTTTTTGCGCTCAATGCTACCTGTTTGCCGGATATTACCGCATTTCCCAAGCATTTATTGCTTGGCTATATAGGGAACATCGATCAATCAGAGCAGTACCGGCACAGCTTTTATAAATCCCCCATTACAGGGGATACATCCATTACGGCTAACATGCAATCTTTATTGACGCGGCTAAACATTACCTTAAGTGCTTTCCAAACCACTGGAAAAACCATTCAGATCACGCCATCACAATTCAGCGGCAAATTAAGTGAAATGGCCATTCCATTTTATTACAAGCCTAGTGGGAGCTTATTGGACAATTGGAGCTTTAAAAAGCAACAACGAAGAGAAACAGCAGAGATTTATCAATATGACCACAAGATACAGCAGCAGGAATCCATCGACCTGCCGGCATTGGAGTACGACTTGACAGGAGTGGACTTTTATCGTATTGAGGGGCATCAAGGGAAAACCGCCGACCAAGCACTCACAAACTTGAATGATATGATCCATCGGTACAATTTAGATTTCGATGTGAAGATCCTGTCGATCAATGAAGTCTTGGAAAACATTCGCATGGAGGATTATAAGTGCCAGTTCGAAGACCTAATGGTGCTGTTGGATGCTTGGAATCAGGAATTGTCCTGCATAGCGGGTAAGATTTCCAAATATTTTACCGAGCTGAACTTGGCCGAGGTGTTGGCAGAATCCGAAGAGGAGAAAAAAGAGGTTATACCAGAAAAAAAGACCAAGGATTACCGAGGACTTTACCAAGATGACACCATTACACTGGAAACGGTCATGGACATGATCTCCCGTGGGAAAATCACCTATGCCCAAGCCATCAAGTACTATCCAGAGCTTTTTAAGGAAGCCAAATCCCGCAAGACCAATAGTAAAGAAGAGTATTTTAAAAGTGTCACGGAAAATGTGGCTACCGAAGAAGGTAAATTCGGATTGGTAGTGGATAAAGTATTAAAAGCACAAAAGGATACGCCTTTTACCATTGATAAATTTAAAGTCGAAGCGCAGAAAGAGGCAGAACTCTTTATTGGTGAAATCGAACTTTCTGAAGAGGTCAGGAAAGCAGTTGTGGACAAACCCATTGACATCATCGGAAGCACGTTGGATATAGGACTAAAGATCCCGGAACGACTCAGTGAATTGGATGAGAATTACCTTAAAGGGTACGGTGAATCCATCGATCGACTATGCAAAGAATTATCCGCATTCAAAAGAGGCGTGAAGAAATTGGCCATAAGGGATCAGGTAAAATCCGAATTTCAGTCTCAAGCCGTATTTTTCTCTTCCATCTGTTGTGCAGATAAAAAACTGGCCGTGCTTCAGAAAGAAATCAAAGCGAGGAAAGAAAACATATTGGCAGAATTACAGCTTCATAACTTCTTGAAACACCATCCCGGACTGGACCACCGGGCAGGAGTGACCAAAGGCGGGACCTTTGTGATGGTCTATTTTTCCAATCAGTCCAATAATCAGGTCAATGCAGTAGAAGCGATAGAAGGCTTGACATTGACTGGAAGGGGAGAAATAGAAATGCGCAATAAGGCTGCGTTGACCAGTAAGATCATTAGTGACCATAAGCTTTTTACGGGAATAGGGGATTTTGCCAGTGATGCAGCACTGTTAGAAGCCAAAATGAAGGAATTGGAAACGGCGAACTTCCTTACGGACTTTACCAAGGCCCGGGCCATCGATATCCGGCCGTATAAACGAACCTTGAAGGACAAAACCATCATAGCCGACTTCATGCTGCCGTATCGCTGTTGTTCGGATTGTAACCCGATCAATTTCATTGTTCCTAGGCCGGTGGTATCGTTAGTGCTGAGGGCAGAGACTTACTGCTTAGGGCTAGAACAAGAGCCTGTTTCGTTCGATGTTATACCAAAAGACGGGACGGTAAGCGTAGCTGAAGAGGTCCCTGGAGTGGTAATCTCCGGGCAGTTTATCAGCATTGACCCGGAAACCTTCCCAACTGAAATGCTCGGTAAGCCAATCGAATTTACCGTAAATGATGAGCCGACCGATGCGCGGTTGGTGGTACACGAAGCCCCTTTATTTACGATAAAACTACCAGAACAGCCCGTCATCAATGGATTGGAAGTAAGCTTCCAGGCATCCCAAACTTTTGATAAGGCAAGTTACGATTGGGATTTTGGAGATGGTAGCAGTGCTGACATTCCAGCCCCCAAACACACATATGATCTCGGCGAAGAAGTCAAAAGCGTGACCATTTCCCTTACCATTACCCCAGAAAATGGGGCTTGTCCGGAGACAGTGAGCGAAGAAATCGAGATTAGCCATATTATCATCGATGACACCATCGACCTGGCACTCGAACCAAATGAATTCTGTCGGGACAGGGACCGTACACCTGTACCTTTTGACGTGGTACCTGAAGATGCTAGAGTGGAAGGAACAGGGGTCACGACCAATCAGGAAGGTAAATTTGTGTTCTCTCCCCAAATGGTACCGCAAAGTCAATTGGGGAAAGATATTGCAGATTTTAAAGTAAATGGGCAGGAGATGGATTTGATCGTCAGGGTTTACCAAAGTCCCCATTTGCTAATCGATACCAAAATAGCCCATCTTGGACCCAATGAAGGAAATACCGTAACCTTTACCGTCACCAATCCACCTACCGCAGGCAAGCAATATCAATGGATCATTGATGGAGAAGAGCAAGAAACCACGGAAGCCACCACCTATTCCCAAACGTTCAAACCGGAAGTGAAATCCATGAAGGTGATGGTAAAAGCACAACTTTCTAACTTATGCGAGGAGGCATCCTCAGATGAGATTACGGTGCAACTTGGTGATAGAAATGAAGGAAACTGTATGGACACCGGGAAAGCCACAGCGGAAGCGATGCTACGCAGTCACCAAGAATTTATGGCTTCTCCATCCTTCAAAGAGATTGGCCAGTGGGGACAAGAGACCATGCAAGAAGCTCTCAGGGTCATGAGTCAAGTTGTTCAGAACATGGACAGCATGCAGTCGGGTGAAGAAAATGAAAAATTACCGACCATTTTCTCAGATCAGCTTGATAAGCTGGTAATGTATATCATAGAGATGGCACCAGGAAATGGGCCAGGTGTGGGCCCCATGCAAACCTTGTATTCGGATTACATCCGCTTATTCTACCTGGTATTAAGATGTCAAAGTGCAGAAATGCTTGAAGCATCGCAAGAGCATGTTCAGCAGGTTATGGATACCATTACTAAGGGCTATAATACGTTGGCGGAAGCAGAAATTACATGGGACAGGGACAAAACCATGCTTGCATTTTATGAGGAAGTGATGCCATTCTTTGAAAAAGTAGAATATATCATGGACACGATAAATTCACAACTCGAAATCCTTAATAAGTGA
- a CDS encoding baseplate J/gp47 family protein, whose amino-acid sequence MSADCNHIVDILNRDGTGRPDLGLGHLSPDKVKLQDFELGDWYAFALNFSRHVHYYTKESEKKPVGDWKNFFGKILKDTSWLNDVSDQKKLEILKASFDDFLVEKAQTKDLTPHLTLFVCFIKLLQITQDRFNKLTKRHLDFYYQEILQMEKEPLKPDHVYLIFELAKNLSNMKLDKGTALDGGKDTEGTKRTYVTAEETIINKAQVQALKSVFNDVIIDKAAIHQLDTSDQTGTMVMAPIANSYDGQGADFPKESQKWWPFGYTKNCNASTQMPSLPSARLGFTIGSELLYLAEGNRWITMILQFEKDILDAPISIDQLKQAIKPELTGEKGWIGAETFVIENEPAFIDDPIGNHKIILQINLDESAEAVVGYDAEIHGGNYTVQSPLIRVLFRIENKEGYNLYRLLNENPLQLVTIQTDVFDVQQIRIENDLGALNPSKPFYPFGPRALKGASFSLSYGEAMSKPLKEINFSMDYLNTPDDFAEHYVAYNAAPVHKEIKESLKKEQAKESPKFNKTVIADYYDSKMEKLKDSALPNQMVSLGHTVTGDDYFKVNKYPDDDAESLSLFQKNGAAYSSAFSFNNPKWSAGDEKSLKISLVNSFLHEKYPHYFTIAAIEGKDGISDPSELPNEPYTPLSENLRLNYSASDTIDFRSESADKNIHLIHEEPFGHTAVFSPEQTTPTKQVLLVPTFCHGGELYIGLDSALPLQQITLLFQFLEGSENPVAKDIFTGKQQIKWDYLKENAWEEIKSSDILLNQSPRFLKSGVFRFSLPKDATKENTKLPAGLHWIRASMKKPYDVVCQLVDIKAQAVEAVFEDKGNTGDHLTNGLPAGSISKLQQRISSIKSLSQPYSSFGGKAQEEDDSYYRRVSERLRHKKRAITLWDYEHLILQHFPKVYKVKCLNHTCEQAFQSPGNVTIILVPDTVKQAVYDIYQPRVSQATLNEVSSFINELNSFHVQAKVINPNYEEVKVDTKVKFREGFDVSFYEIQLQEDLKRLLSPWAYDQNVTVQFGVTLHRSQLIHYMEELPYVDYLEDVKLKKRNPSSPPCSPSFEEVSTKDYIRPLNPKSILVSAKSHKVTPITETCSSEPQETQEKCQH is encoded by the coding sequence ATGAGCGCAGACTGCAATCATATTGTAGACATACTGAATCGGGATGGTACGGGCCGGCCTGATTTGGGCTTGGGGCATCTCTCCCCTGACAAGGTCAAATTACAGGATTTTGAGCTGGGGGATTGGTATGCTTTTGCCCTTAATTTTTCCAGGCATGTACATTACTATACCAAGGAATCCGAAAAAAAACCGGTAGGGGATTGGAAAAATTTCTTTGGTAAAATTCTGAAAGACACTTCTTGGTTAAATGATGTATCGGACCAAAAAAAACTGGAAATCCTTAAGGCATCATTTGATGACTTTTTAGTCGAAAAAGCACAGACCAAAGACCTTACGCCTCACCTGACCTTATTTGTATGCTTTATAAAGTTGCTACAGATCACCCAGGATCGATTCAATAAGTTAACCAAAAGGCACCTGGATTTTTATTATCAGGAAATCCTTCAAATGGAGAAGGAACCACTAAAGCCCGATCATGTTTATTTGATCTTTGAGCTGGCCAAAAACCTATCCAATATGAAATTGGATAAAGGCACCGCGCTGGATGGAGGAAAAGACACGGAAGGAACTAAGAGGACATATGTGACGGCGGAGGAAACCATCATCAACAAAGCACAAGTCCAGGCCCTAAAGAGTGTATTTAACGATGTGATAATCGATAAGGCAGCTATCCACCAATTGGATACCTCAGATCAAACCGGGACAATGGTCATGGCTCCGATAGCCAATTCCTACGACGGCCAAGGAGCAGATTTTCCAAAAGAATCCCAAAAATGGTGGCCTTTTGGTTATACTAAAAACTGCAATGCTTCCACACAGATGCCCTCGCTTCCCTCGGCACGATTAGGGTTCACCATCGGAAGTGAGCTGCTGTATCTCGCAGAGGGGAATCGATGGATTACCATGATCTTACAGTTTGAAAAAGACATTCTCGATGCTCCCATTTCTATTGACCAATTAAAGCAAGCCATAAAACCGGAGCTTACGGGTGAAAAGGGCTGGATAGGAGCAGAGACCTTCGTGATCGAAAATGAACCCGCTTTTATCGATGATCCTATCGGAAACCATAAAATTATCCTCCAAATTAATCTAGATGAATCCGCTGAGGCAGTCGTAGGTTATGACGCGGAGATTCACGGAGGTAATTATACCGTACAAAGCCCGTTAATCAGGGTACTTTTTAGAATCGAAAATAAGGAAGGCTATAACCTATATCGTTTACTCAATGAAAATCCTTTACAGTTGGTTACAATCCAGACTGACGTGTTTGATGTTCAGCAAATCCGAATTGAAAATGATCTTGGTGCTTTAAATCCTTCAAAGCCCTTTTATCCATTTGGACCTCGTGCTTTAAAAGGGGCAAGTTTTTCCTTGTCTTACGGGGAAGCGATGTCCAAACCACTCAAGGAGATCAATTTCAGCATGGATTATTTGAATACTCCGGATGATTTTGCCGAACACTATGTGGCATATAATGCTGCTCCTGTGCATAAAGAAATAAAGGAATCCCTTAAAAAAGAGCAGGCTAAGGAATCCCCGAAATTCAACAAGACAGTTATAGCGGATTATTATGATTCGAAAATGGAGAAATTGAAGGATTCTGCGCTTCCAAATCAAATGGTATCGCTAGGGCATACGGTTACCGGTGATGATTACTTCAAGGTCAACAAATACCCTGATGACGATGCGGAATCCCTCAGCTTGTTCCAAAAAAATGGAGCAGCATACTCCTCTGCCTTTAGCTTCAATAATCCCAAGTGGTCAGCAGGAGATGAAAAGTCACTTAAAATAAGTTTGGTCAATTCCTTTTTACATGAGAAATACCCTCATTATTTTACCATTGCAGCGATTGAGGGTAAAGATGGCATAAGCGATCCCAGTGAACTTCCCAATGAACCCTATACCCCTCTTTCAGAAAACCTTAGGCTCAATTATTCAGCCAGTGACACGATTGACTTTCGGTCAGAAAGTGCTGATAAAAATATACACTTGATCCATGAAGAACCCTTTGGGCATACGGCCGTCTTTTCTCCTGAACAAACCACGCCCACAAAACAGGTGCTGTTGGTACCGACCTTTTGTCATGGTGGAGAACTTTATATTGGCTTGGATAGTGCCCTCCCATTGCAACAAATCACTTTATTGTTTCAGTTTTTGGAAGGAAGTGAAAATCCAGTGGCGAAGGATATTTTTACGGGCAAACAACAGATAAAGTGGGATTATCTTAAAGAGAACGCTTGGGAAGAAATTAAAAGTAGTGATATCCTGCTGAATCAGTCTCCGCGGTTTTTGAAATCAGGAGTTTTCCGCTTTTCCTTACCTAAAGATGCGACCAAGGAAAACACTAAACTTCCAGCCGGCCTACATTGGATCAGGGCCTCCATGAAAAAGCCGTATGATGTCGTTTGCCAGCTGGTTGACATTAAAGCGCAGGCAGTAGAAGCGGTGTTTGAAGACAAGGGAAACACAGGGGATCATTTGACCAATGGGCTACCTGCCGGAAGCATCAGTAAGTTACAACAACGCATTAGTAGCATTAAATCACTGTCCCAGCCCTATTCTTCTTTTGGAGGAAAGGCACAGGAAGAGGATGATTCCTATTACCGAAGGGTAAGTGAGCGTCTCCGCCATAAAAAGCGGGCGATTACCTTATGGGATTACGAACATTTGATATTGCAGCATTTTCCTAAGGTATATAAGGTAAAATGCCTAAACCATACCTGTGAACAGGCTTTTCAGTCACCAGGAAATGTCACCATTATTTTGGTGCCGGATACGGTAAAGCAAGCGGTATACGATATTTACCAGCCAAGGGTAAGTCAAGCCACCCTGAACGAAGTGTCTTCCTTCATCAATGAATTGAACAGTTTTCATGTGCAGGCCAAGGTGATTAATCCCAATTATGAAGAAGTAAAAGTGGATACCAAGGTGAAGTTCCGGGAAGGATTCGATGTGAGCTTTTATGAAATACAGCTACAAGAAGACCTGAAGCGCTTACTCTCTCCATGGGCATATGATCAAAATGTAACGGTCCAATTTGGTGTAACCTTACACCGTAGCCAGTTGATCCATTATATGGAAGAACTTCCTTATGTAGATTATCTGGAAGATGTGAAACTCAAGAAGCGCAATCCCAGCAGTCCACCGTGTTCCCCTAGTTTTGAAGAAGTTTCCACCAAGGATTATATCCGTCCGCTAAACCCCAAATCGATATTGGTTTCTGCCAAAAGTCATAAAGTTACTCCGATTACGGAGACCTGTTCCAGTGAACCCCAAGAAACTCAGGAAAAATGTCAACATTAA
- a CDS encoding GPW/gp25 family protein produces the protein MADSNEFLGTGWSFPPEFNRDSGRLKTALGVEDINQSLEILFSTKLGERVMQPTYGCNLDELLFNSINRTLKTYVTALIKNAILYHEPRIETEKIDITQGDELKGELLIHIHYRVRATNARNNVVYPFYIEEGTNINP, from the coding sequence ATGGCAGATAGCAATGAATTTTTAGGAACCGGATGGAGCTTTCCTCCTGAGTTCAACAGGGACAGTGGCCGCCTAAAAACCGCTCTAGGCGTAGAGGACATTAACCAAAGCTTGGAAATCCTTTTTAGCACCAAACTGGGCGAGCGGGTCATGCAGCCTACCTACGGCTGTAACCTGGACGAACTCCTGTTCAATTCGATCAACAGGACCTTAAAAACCTACGTCACAGCGCTTATCAAAAACGCCATACTTTACCATGAACCCCGAATAGAAACAGAAAAAATAGACATTACACAAGGAGATGAACTGAAAGGAGAATTGCTCATCCATATTCATTACAGGGTGAGGGCAACCAATGCGCGAAATAACGTGGTCTATCCATTCTACATCGAGGAAGGGACGAATATTAATCCATAA